GATTAGAATTATCTGAAGAAACAAATGATAGAGGAGATTACAACACAGAATATTTAACGATAGATGGTTGTTCGTTTAATAACGTACAACAAAACGTGGTCGATTATTATAGAGGAGGTTATGACGAATCTACCATTGGTGGAAATCTTTTAATAACGAACTCAACATTTACAAATTCTGGAGCGTCAGAAAAAAATGGAAGACTTTTAAACCATAATGGCATTCACAATGTAAACATCAACAATAATACTTTTAAAAACAATAAAGTTGAGTTTGTTTCTATTCTTTGGGGAGCAAAAAATAATGTGGAATCTAACAATACAATTATTAATTCTGGTTCAATTAAAACCGAAGAAAATTTGGTGCAAAAACTAATGTATTAAAAATTTTAAATAAAAAAATCAACTTAAAATGAAGAAAACAATATTCGTACTTACAGTATTTTTAACAATTTTAGGTTGTAAAAATAATTCAGAAGTTAAAAAAGATACAAGCTCAAATAAAGAGAAATCTATAAAATACCCAAGTGATGTTTTGCCATTTTTAAACGAATGGAAAATTCTTTTAGGTGATGGAACTTATGTTGATAGTTTAGAAAATTATCAAAAAGAAGAATTTTTTTATGTAGTAAGTGAAGATAAAGTTGATTGGGTTGTTTATAAAACTCCAAATTCTGGAATAACATCCAAAACATCAAGCAATACAAGAACAGAGTTAGGGCAAAAAGAACATTGGATTCCTGAAGTTGGTGGCAAATTAACAGGAACTTTAAAAGTACAACATGTTTCTACAACTGGAGATGCAACAGCTTCATCATCTTTTTCAGTTGTTATTGGGCAAATTCATAGTGATGAAGGTCATGAAAACGAACCTTTAAAAATTTACTACAAAAAATTTCCAGGACATGAAAAAGGTTCTGTTTTTTGGAATTATGAAATAAATACAGAAGGAGATAATATTGGCAGATTTGATTATTCTACTGCTGTTTGGGGTCATGATTTTTCGGTTGTTGGAGCTGATGCAACTTCTTTTCCAGAAGAACCAAAAGACGGAATTAAATTAGGAGAAGAATTTACTTATGAAGTAAATGTTTATAAAGGAATCATGTATTTAACTTTTACTAGTGAAAATCACGAAACTATAAAATTCACAAAAAGTTTAATCAAATCTGAATTTGCAAAAAAAGAAGATATTCCTGAGCAGGTTTTAAGAGTATATGCTAATAGAGAAAAAGGTGGTGGAGTTGAAAAGGAAATAGCGTACGCAGGTGAAATTAATTATTTTAAGCAAGGTGCATATAATCAAGCAAATGCAAAATCTACAAAATCAGAAATTTATGGTGGAGATATTGCAAAACAATATGCAAATGGCAGTTATGCAGAAGTTTGGTTTAAAGAAGGTTCTTTAGGTGAAGGAACAGCACCAAAAAATTAACAAATTTTGAATCATGTAATTTTTATTATAGGAGTTTCAGGTTGTGGAAAAAGTACAATAGGTAAACTTTTAGCAAAAGAATTACAAATTCCTTTTTTTGATGGCGATGATTATCACTCAGAAAGTAACATCAAAAAAATGTCTGAAGGAAATGCTTTGAATGATGATGATAGGCAAAACTGGTTAGAAACTTTAAATAGTTTAGCAAAAGCAGAAATTAAAAAAAATAGTTGTGTTATTGTAAGTTCTGGATTAAAACAAAAATATAGAACTATTTTAAGCAACAATATTCAACAACATTCAAAATGGATTTATTTATCTGGGTCTTTTCATCAAATTTTAGAAAGATTACATAGTAGGTCTCATCATTTTATGCCAGCAGATTTGCTAAAATCTCAATTCGATATTTTAGAAGAACCAAAAAATGCACATAAAATTGATATTAGTTTATCACCAAAAAGAATCATTAATATCATTAAAAAAGATTTCATGAAAACTTCTGAAATAGGATTATTTGGCTTAGGAGTAATGGGTAAAAGTCTGTGCAGAAATTTGGCCAATAATGGTTTTAAAATATCTATGTTTAACAGACATGTACCAAATATTGAAGAAAATGTTGCCAAAAACTTTAAAGAAAGTCATCCAGAATTATCAAATTCAGAAGCGTTTGATGATATAGCAGATTTTGTAAACTCTTTGCAACAGCCCAGAAAAATTATGCTGATGGTAAATGCTGGTAAAACTATAGATTTTGTTATCGAAGATTTATTACCTCATTTATCAGAAAATGATATTTTAATTGATGGTGGGAACTCAAATTACAAGGAAACCAAAAAACGTGTAGAATATTTAAGTACTAAAAATATCCATTTTATTGGAACAGGAGTTTCTGGAGGAGAAGAAGGTGCATTAAAAGGACCATCAATAATGCCAAGTGGAAATTTGGAAGCATATAATAATGTAAAACCGTTTTTAGAAAAAATAGCTGCAAAAGATCAAAACAATTTGCCTTGCTGTTCTTATGTTGGGCCAGAAGGAAGTGGTCATTTTATAAAAATGGTACACAATGGAATTGAATATGTAGAAATGCAATTATTGGCAGAAGTTTCTACAATATTAGAAAAAATTGGTCAAAACCCAGATGAAATTGCTGCTACTTTAAAAAACTGGAAATTAACTGCAAATAGTTATTTATTAGAAATTACAGTAGATATTTTCAGGAAAAAAGAGGGTGAAGATTGGTTAGTACATAAAATTTTAGACAAAGCAGGTAATAAAGGTACAGGAAACTGGACAACCATTGCTTCTGCAGAATTGGGTTTGCCAAGTACTTTAATAGCTTCTGCTCTGTTTTCAAGATATACTTCCTTTTTTAAAGAAGAAAGAATTCAACTTCATAAAAATTTTGAATTTAAAAATTCTTCAGAATTAAATATAACAGTTGATAATGCTTTAGAAGCGTATCAATTTGCAAGAATAATAAACCATTATCAAGGTTTTAAATTGATAAATGAAGCTTCAAATACCTACAATTGGAGTTTGAATTTAAGTGAAATTGCAAGAATCTGGACAAATGGATGCATTATTAGATCTTCTCTAATGCAAAATCTTGTGGAGGTTTTTAAAGAGACAAACAACATTTTAACCGATTCAAAAATTGAAAAACAATTAAAAGACTCTAAATCATCAATCAAAAAAGTAGTTTCTGAATGTGTTTTAAATGATGTTACAATTCCTGCTTTAAGTGAAGCTGTTCAGTTTTTTAACGCGATTACCACTGCAAATTCATCAGCAAATATAATTCAAGCACAAAGAGATTATTTTGGTGCACATACATATAAAAGAATCGATGATACCTCTGATAAGAGTCATCATACTAAATGGAAATAAACCTCAATAATCTTACACTAACTGCCAAAAAATAAAACTATGGAAGTAACTGCGTCTAAAAAATCTTTACTAAAAAAAATAATTTTAATTGTATTAGGTTTTGGACCAGGAATTTTCGCAATTGGTTATACAATTGGTACTGGTAGTGTAACTTCTATGCTTGTTGCTGGTAGTACTTATGGCATGCAACTTTTATGGGTATTATTTTTAAGTTGTCTTTTTTCTGGAGTTTTAATGTTCGCTTATGGAAATTATGCATTAATAACAGGAGAAACAGCACTTTATAGTTTTAAAAAATATATTAAAGGAGGCAAAATACTGGCTATTTTCATTATAATCGGAGTTTCTGTTGGTCAATGGGGGTCTCTGATGGGGATTTTAACAATATCCTCTAACATGCTTTTTGAAATATTTGCAATGAATTTTGAAGGGATTAGAAGTTATCAATATGAAACAGTTTTAATTATTGCAATTGCTGTTATAGTCATTTTTTATTCAATAATGTTGATAGGTAAGTATTCCTTTTTCGAAAAAATATTAGTCATATTCGTTACTTTTATGGGACTCTCTTTTATTGTATCCTTATTTTTTGTACATCCATTACCATCAGAAGTTTTAGAAGGATTTATTCCTAGAATACCAAAAGTACCTGGAGGTAAAATGATGGTGGCTGCTTTTGTGGGTACAACTATGGCTGCAGCAACATTTTTATCTAGACCTTTATTTGTACAAGGAAAAGAATGGGGAATTAAAGATTTAAAAAAACAACGTAAAGACGCTATTACTGCAGCAATATTGGTATTTATTATTAGTGGAGCAATTATGGCAGTTGCAAGTGGAGCCTTGTTTCATCAAGGAAATCCTGTAGAAAATGTGTTAGATATGGCCAAACCATTAGAGCCAATTGCAGGAAGTTTTGCTGTAGCAATTTTCTTTTTTGGAACATTAAGTGCAGGATTATCTTCAATTTTTCCTTGTTTGTTAATTGCACCTTTAATGATTGCAGATTATCAATCTGGTACATTAGATACTACTTCAAAACAATTTAAAATAATTACAGCAATTGCTTGTTTAGTAGCTTTAATTGGTCCTGCTTTTTTTGGAGGAAAACCAATTCTAGTCCAAATTTTATCGCAAGTTTTTAATGTGTTTGTATTACCAGTTGTGGTTCTTGGTATTATTATTTTAATCAATAATAAAAAATTAATGAAAGGATATAAAACAAGTCTGTTTGTAAATATTGGCTTATGTACTGCATTGTTATTTTCTTGTATCATCTCTTACAATGGAATTTTAGGGTTGTTAGAAGGTTTCTAAAATTTCTTACCTATATGAATAGCTGGATAAATTCATAAAAAATATTATCAACCGTAAAAAATAATTAAAAATGAAAAATGTAAACTTCAGGATTGGATTAAAACTAGTGTTTCTTGGTATTTTATTATCACTTAATAGTTGTAAAAAAGCTAGTGAATCTGCAAAAGAAGAATCACCAAAAGAAGAAGGCTCAAAAACAGTGTATGCTAGTGAGGTTATTCCTTTTTTTGATGACTGGAAATTAATTTTAGGTGATGGCTCAAATGCTGGAATTGCCAATAATTTTGAAAACAAAGATTTCTTTTATACTACAAATGATGAAGATGGAAATTGGGTTGTTTTTAAAACTCCAAATGGTGGAGATACCCATGGAACATCAAACAATACTAGAACAGAATTGGCACAAGTAAAAAAATGGTATCCAGAAACTGCAAATGATAAGTTAACAGCCACCTTAAAAGTTATGAATGTTTCTGCAACAGGAGATGCTAGAGTTGCAGCTTCTCATGCTGTAGTTGTTGGCCAAATTCATAGTGCAGATAAACATGAAAATGAACCGCTTAAAATATTTTATAAAAAGTATCCAGGTCATACAAAAGGCTCTGTTTTTTGGCATTATGAAATTAATACTTTAGGTAATGATAATGCTGGCAGATGGGATTATTCCTCAGCAGTTTGGGGTAATGATTTTTCTGTGGTTGGTAAAGAAGCAAATACATATCCAGAAGAACCTAAGGATGGAATTGCTTTAGGAGAAGAGTTTAGTTATGAAATAGAAGTGAAAGATGGAATAATGTCTTTAAAATTCACAAGTAAAAATCATGAAACTAAAACATTTACTAAAAATTTAATCAAATCCGAATACACAACAAAGCAAGACATATCAGAACAAACTAAAAAACTATTTTTTCCAATTGGTCAAGATGGGGTAGAAAGAGAAAATGCATATTTAGGAGAAGGATGTTTCTTTAAATTAGGTTCTTACAATCAAACCAATGGAAAATCGCCAGAAATAAATAGAAATTGGTGTTCAGGTGCAGAAACTCATAATGGAGATATTAAAAAACAATATGCTGATGGTAATTATGCTGAAGTTTGGTTTAAAACTGCAAGTATTTCTGTAAGTGAAACTGCAGTTTCCAATGATGGATATTTTACTAAAAATGATTAAATTAATTAGAAAATACAATGATAAACAAGAATAAATTAGAAGGGAAAAATGTTTTAATAACTGCAGGTGCTCAGGGAATTGGAGAATCTATCACGAAACATTTTATAGATAGTGGTTCTAATGTTGCTATCCATTATTTTTCAAGTGCCGAAAATGCAAATAAATTAGTAGCCTATGCAAAAAGCAAAGGTCAAAAAGCAGTTGCCATTTCAGGTGATTTAACAATAGAAGCAGATGCAAATTCTTTAGTTACTAAAACAATAGACGCTTTTGGTGGTTTAGATATTCTAATTAACAATGCAGGTTCTTTGGTTGCACGTAAATTACTAAGTGAATTAGAGGCAGATTTTTGGCATAAAGTTATGGATATCAATCTTACATCTATGCAATTTGTAACAAGAGCTGCAGCTTCTTATTTAGCTAAAAATAATAATAGCAGTATTGTAAATTTAGCATCACTAGCAGGAAGAAAAGGTGGTCATCCTGGTTCTTTAGCATATGCAACCAGTAAAGGTGCAATACTAACTTACACAAGAGCACTTTCAACAGAATTAGGCCCTAAAGGAACCAGAGTCAATGCTGTTGCTCCTGGACTTATTTTAGGAACATCTTTTCATAATACACACACAACAAAAGAATCTGCCAATGAAACTATTTCAGGAATTCCTATAGAAAGAGCAGGAAATACAGCAGATGTTGCAAGAGCAGTTTTATTCCTTGCTTCGGAATATGATGGCTTTATAACTGGTGCCACTTTAGATATTAATGGAGGGGTTTATAATATGTAGTTTTAATTGCTCTTTGTGTTTAAAATTAAAGAATAGTGTTTTTTTCATAATTCTTTTTACTCATTTAATATTTTCATTATCTAATAATTAAATATTAAATAAAGTTTTAAAAATCAAAATATTATTGTATGTTTGGTAAACCAATTTGGTTTACCAATATTTGGTTTGAAAAAAATCTATTATAAATAATTTAAAAACAAACACTTATGAAAAAAACATTACTTTTTATTTCTATAGCTTTTTTGGCTGTAACAATTAATGCTCAAACTGAATTAGTTCTAAATGGAACTTGTGACGATTTTCAAGAAGAGACAGGTGATAATGCAGATGCATGGGATATGACTCCTAATAGTAAAGTTAAGTTAGATGGTGAAAATGGAGCAGAATCAGATAGTCCATATGCTGCAATATGGAAAAATGATGCTTTAGAAGATGCACTAGAAATTAAATATCTTGGTGCAGCAGGTTCTTTAGATGAACAGCCAGGTTCTACAAGTAGTGGAAATAATGGAACTAGAGGAGTTAAGTTGTATGATGATGGAAACCCTTCAATTACTGGTAGTTCTCGTCGTTTGTATCAATTAGTGAAAGGTCTTGTAATAGGTAATACTTACAATTTTTCTATAGATTCAAATTCAGAAGCTGCAGGAACTCCATCAGAAGTTTATATTTTAAATAACGAAATATCAAATGAAGATGGTATAGATGCAAATGGTTATACAGATGCTTCTGTTACAGCAGGTATGAGTATTACAAATGATGAGGGTCAGTGGGTAACAACAACATTTTCTTTCGTAGCAACAACTACAGAAGTTGTAATTTATGTAAGAGCATTAGCTGCTGATTCTGGAGATACAGAAGTTTTTTATGACAATATATCACTTAAACAAGCTGCTGCTGCTTCAGTAGATGATATTTTTGCTTCTCAAGTGTCAGTATATCCAAACCCAGCAAATGAGTTTGTAAAAATTTCTTCTTCAGTTGATATTAACAAAGTAGAGATATACAATTTACTAGGTAAAAAAGTAATCAGCACATCAAAACTAACAAATAATAATTTAGATGTTTCTTCTCTATCAAAAGGAGTATATTTAATGAAATTAACTAGTGGAGAGTCTGTAGCTTCTAGAAAGTTAATAAAAAATTAAAGACAATAGTTTAAAATTTTAAATAAGGACTCATGCAAATGAGTTCTTATTTTTTTAAAATAAAATATAAAATGAAAAAATTTCAAGCACTTTTATTTCTAGTATTAATTGCTTTTTCTTGTACAAATAACAAAGAAAAAGTTTTGGTTTCTGTTGATGATCAGCAGCATCCCAATTTAATATTAACTACAAAAAGTGTTGCTGAAATTAAAACTCAATTAGGCTCAATTCCTTTGTTTGATGAAACTTTAGCAGTTGCCAAGCAAGAAGTAGATGCTGCCATTGAAACGGGTATAGATGTACCAGTTCCTAAAGATATGGCTGGTGGTTATACACATACTCAGCATAAATTAAATTATGCAAACATGCAAAAAGCTGGTGTTTTATTTCAGCTTTTGGGAGATGAAAAATATGCGATTTACATTAGAGATATGTTGTTAGAATATGCAAAAATATTCCCAACTTTTAAAACACATCCAGAACCAAGAAGTTATGCAACTGGTAAATTTTTCTGGCAATGTTTAAACGATTCTAATTGGTTAACCTATACAAGTCAGGCATATGATTGTATTTATAGTTGGTTGCCAAAAGAACAATCAGAGTATCTAAACAAAAATTTATTTAGACCTTATGCAGATTTTTTATCCGTAGAAAATCCAAAATATTTTAACAGAGTGCATAACCATTCCACTTGGGGAAATGTTGCTGTTGGTATGATTGGTTTGGTAATGGATGATGAAGAATTAATCAACAGAGCTTTATATGGTTTAGATAAAAGCAATGTAGATTTAACCGAAAAAGATAATGATGGTGGTTTTATTTTTGATAAAGATGGCAAAGCAGGTTTTTTAGCAAATGTAGATTCTCCTTTTTCTCCTGATGGTTTTTACACAGAAGGCCCTTATTACCAAAGATATGCAATGTATCCTTTTTTAATTTTTGCAGAAGCTTTAGAAAATAAAAAACCAGAGTTAAAAATTTTTGAATACAAAAATGGTGTTTTAATAAAAGCTGTGGATGCTTTATTAAACTTAACAGATGCAGATGGAGAATTTTTTCCTTTAAATGATGGCCAAAAAGGAATGTCTTACTTTACGCCTTCTTTAATTTCAGCTGTAGATATTGCTTATTATTATGGTAATCAAGATGCAAGATTGTTATCAGTTGCTAAAAAACAAGGTGCTGTTCAATTAGATGCAACTGGTTTAAAAGTTGCGTTGGCATTAAAAAATGGCGAAGAAAAACCATTTATAAAACAATCTATGGAATTATCTGATGGCTCAAAAGGCGATGAAGGTGGCATAGGAATTTTACGTTATAATAATGAAGACCAAACAATGGCTTTAGTATATAAATATGCTGCACAAGGGCTAAGTCATGGTCATTATGATAAATTATCATTTTCTATGTACGAAAATGGTGATGAAGTTTTACAAGATTATGGGTTATCCAGATTTGTAAATGTGGAACAAAAAAATGGTGGAGGTTATTTAAAAGAGAACAAAACCTACGCAAAACATACAATTGCACATAATACAATTACACAAAATGAAATTTCTCATTTTGATTATGATTTTGAAACAGGAAGCAAAAATCATCCAGAAAAATATGTTTTTGATGTTGCTGATAAAAATTTTCAAATTGTAAGTGCGAAAGAAAAAAATGCGTATCCAGGAACAGAAATGCACAGAACTTTTATCATGATTAAAGATGAAAGTTTAGCAAAACCTTTTATAGTTGATATCAATAAAGTACAATCAAACAAAAAAAATCAATACGATTTACCTTTCCATTATTTTGGGCAAATCATTGCTACAAGTTTTAGGTATGATGTTCCAAAAACGCTTTCAACTTTAGGAGATAAATTTGGCTATAATCATATTTGGAAAGAAGGTTCAGGAAATGCAAATGCAGAAAGCGTTCAATTTACGTGGTTAGATAATAAGCGTTTTTACACGCTTACAGCAGCTACAAATAAAAACGATGAACTTATTCTAGCAAGAGTTGGTGCCAATGATCCTGAATTTAATTTAAGAAAAGATCCATCCATCATAATTAGAAAAAAGAATACTCAAAATACGGTTTATGCATCTATTATAGAATCTCATGGAGATTATGACCCAGTAAAAGAGGTTGCAAATAATGCATACAGTAATTTTAAAAATATTCAAGTTTTAAGTGATGATACTAATTATACAGCTATCAAAATTCAATTTAAAGATGATAATGAGAAAACAATCATTTTATCGAACTTAGATACAGATAAAAACAAAACACACACAGTAACTATAAATGGTATTAATTATTCTTGGGAAGGTTTTTACTATTACAAATAAAATAATCAGACAAAATATATAAAATGAAAAGATTTAGCGAAAAGTACATCGTTGCAAAAGAGTTAGAATGGGAAGTTCTTGGAGGAGGAGTTTCAAGAAAATTTTTAGGGTATGACAATCAAATTATGATGGTAAGCGTAAAGTTTGATAAAGGAGCGTTAGGTGCACCACATCAACATTTTCATACACAAGCTACCTATTGTGTTTCAGGTAAATTCGAATTTGAAATTGATGGTGTAAAGCAAATTGTAGAAGCTGGAGATGGTGTTTATATAGAACCTAACTTATTACATAGTGCAATTTGTTTAGAGGAAGGACAACTAATTGACACTTTTAGCCCTGTAAGAGAAGATTTTTTAACAGGTGAAGGACCATCTTATTTTGGAGATAAAAGTTAAAAAGAAAAATTAATTCTTTTATTTATAAAATAATATATATATTTGGTAAACCAGTTTGGTAAACCAAAAGAAAACTCGAACAATAAATATTTTTAAAAATAAAATTTTGACAAATTAATTCAAATCAATTAACTATGAATTTAAAAATTAAGTCTATATTTTTTCTTTTACTCTTAAGTTGCTCTTTCTTGCATGCACAAGAAGAAGTTACAGTAAAAGGAACTGTTACATCAGCAGGTGATGGTGAACCTATTTTGGGAGCAAATATTGTTATTTTAGGTACTGTAAGAGGAACAAGTACAGATTTTGATGGTAAGTATAGCATTAAGGTAAAGTCTGGAGAAATAATTCAATTTTCTTATTTAGGTTTTGTTACGAAAACGATTACGTTCAAAGATCAAAGAATAATTGACGCACAACTTGTAGAAGATTCTAATCAATTAGATGAAATTGTTATCGTTGGTTATGGAGACCAAAAGAAAAAAACAGTAACAAGTGCTTTAACTCAGGTTTCTGGAGATGATTTGCAGAAACAATCAGTTGCAAGAGTTGAAGATGCGTTAAGGGGTAGAGTTGCAGGTTTAAGAATACAAACTGTAGCCTCTGAAGCTGGTGGAGATCCAAAAATTACATTAAGAGGTCCAGGATCTATAACAGGTTCTTCATCTCCATTAATTGTTGTAGATGGAGTTGTTTTAGGTAACGAACCAGATATTTTAGGAACTATCGATAATAATAATATTGAAACTATAAGTGTATTAAAAGATGCGTCTTCTGTAGCAATTTATGGTTCAAGGGGTGCAAATGGAGTTATTTTGGTTACTTTGAAAGAAGGAGTTGTTGGGCAAACAACATTTTCTTATAATACATTTACAGGATATAAATATGCTGAAAATAATTCAAATTTCAACACTACTATAGCACAAGAAAGAGCAAGGTTAAATGGTTTGCAAAGTACTATAGATGGCATATCTACCAACAGTATAAATTATGATAGAATAATTGGTAGCTATAATTCAGCTTATGCAGAGTTAGAAGCTATGGATTTTATAGCTTCTTTAGGGGATGGAGAAAAAAACTGGCAAGATGAAATATTTGAAGGTGGTTTTATACAGAATCATTCTTTTGCTGTAAGAGGTGGTACAGAATTAACTAGTTACTCTGCTTCTATGGGTTATTTAGAAGATCAAGGTATTGCAATTAAAGATAACTTTAATAAGTATAATGCAAGAATAAAAATAGATAGCAGATCTAAAAACAAAAAAATTAAATATGGTGCAAACATTCGTTTAAACTATAATGATCAAGAAAGGTTGCCATCAAGATTTACAGATCCTATAAGACAATTGGGGCATTTGCCACTTCGTTTAAATGAAGATCATTTAAATTATGTAACCCAATTTTCTACAGCACCAGGTGTTTCTACAGATGCAGGAAAATTATTTGAAAACTTAGGCGTTGGTAGTTATGGTTTCTCACGAGCTTTTGACCACGTTTTTACACAAGATCCAGACAATCCAAGAGCCATTGCTAGAGATCCAATTACGGGTTTACCTATAGCTAGTCCTCTTACTTCTGGCGGATTGACTTTATCAACTACTAAAAACGTACACCCATTAGTACATTTTTTAGAAAGATCTAGCACTAAAAAGAAGTTGGATTTAAATGCATCATCATATATTGATTTTAAATTAGCAGATGGGCTAAATTTTAGACAATCTATTTCTGGTGTTTTTAGACATAATAAAACAAATCAAATCGATTTTGTACTGGGTCAAGAAAATAGAGATCAAGAATCTACTAGATTTGAAAGTAGAGATGAATTAAATCAATATGCTTTTGAATCTACTCTTAAATATAAGAAAGAAATTAAAAAACATAGTTTTAATTCTATTCTAGGTTTTGAATATACACAGAGAGATTTTTACACGCAAGAATCTGATGCTGTAGGTTTTTCAAATGATTTTAATAATAACATTGCAATAGCAGATGGAGGAACTACTTTTA
The DNA window shown above is from Polaribacter sp. Hel_I_88 and carries:
- a CDS encoding alginate lyase family protein, producing MKKFQALLFLVLIAFSCTNNKEKVLVSVDDQQHPNLILTTKSVAEIKTQLGSIPLFDETLAVAKQEVDAAIETGIDVPVPKDMAGGYTHTQHKLNYANMQKAGVLFQLLGDEKYAIYIRDMLLEYAKIFPTFKTHPEPRSYATGKFFWQCLNDSNWLTYTSQAYDCIYSWLPKEQSEYLNKNLFRPYADFLSVENPKYFNRVHNHSTWGNVAVGMIGLVMDDEELINRALYGLDKSNVDLTEKDNDGGFIFDKDGKAGFLANVDSPFSPDGFYTEGPYYQRYAMYPFLIFAEALENKKPELKIFEYKNGVLIKAVDALLNLTDADGEFFPLNDGQKGMSYFTPSLISAVDIAYYYGNQDARLLSVAKKQGAVQLDATGLKVALALKNGEEKPFIKQSMELSDGSKGDEGGIGILRYNNEDQTMALVYKYAAQGLSHGHYDKLSFSMYENGDEVLQDYGLSRFVNVEQKNGGGYLKENKTYAKHTIAHNTITQNEISHFDYDFETGSKNHPEKYVFDVADKNFQIVSAKEKNAYPGTEMHRTFIMIKDESLAKPFIVDINKVQSNKKNQYDLPFHYFGQIIATSFRYDVPKTLSTLGDKFGYNHIWKEGSGNANAESVQFTWLDNKRFYTLTAATNKNDELILARVGANDPEFNLRKDPSIIIRKKNTQNTVYASIIESHGDYDPVKEVANNAYSNFKNIQVLSDDTNYTAIKIQFKDDNEKTIILSNLDTDKNKTHTVTINGINYSWEGFYYYK
- a CDS encoding Nramp family divalent metal transporter, whose amino-acid sequence is MEVTASKKSLLKKIILIVLGFGPGIFAIGYTIGTGSVTSMLVAGSTYGMQLLWVLFLSCLFSGVLMFAYGNYALITGETALYSFKKYIKGGKILAIFIIIGVSVGQWGSLMGILTISSNMLFEIFAMNFEGIRSYQYETVLIIAIAVIVIFYSIMLIGKYSFFEKILVIFVTFMGLSFIVSLFFVHPLPSEVLEGFIPRIPKVPGGKMMVAAFVGTTMAAATFLSRPLFVQGKEWGIKDLKKQRKDAITAAILVFIISGAIMAVASGALFHQGNPVENVLDMAKPLEPIAGSFAVAIFFFGTLSAGLSSIFPCLLIAPLMIADYQSGTLDTTSKQFKIITAIACLVALIGPAFFGGKPILVQILSQVFNVFVLPVVVLGIIILINNKKLMKGYKTSLFVNIGLCTALLFSCIISYNGILGLLEGF
- a CDS encoding SDR family NAD(P)-dependent oxidoreductase, which gives rise to MINKNKLEGKNVLITAGAQGIGESITKHFIDSGSNVAIHYFSSAENANKLVAYAKSKGQKAVAISGDLTIEADANSLVTKTIDAFGGLDILINNAGSLVARKLLSELEADFWHKVMDINLTSMQFVTRAAASYLAKNNNSSIVNLASLAGRKGGHPGSLAYATSKGAILTYTRALSTELGPKGTRVNAVAPGLILGTSFHNTHTTKESANETISGIPIERAGNTADVARAVLFLASEYDGFITGATLDINGGVYNM
- a CDS encoding polysaccharide lyase family 7 protein — its product is MKKTIFVLTVFLTILGCKNNSEVKKDTSSNKEKSIKYPSDVLPFLNEWKILLGDGTYVDSLENYQKEEFFYVVSEDKVDWVVYKTPNSGITSKTSSNTRTELGQKEHWIPEVGGKLTGTLKVQHVSTTGDATASSSFSVVIGQIHSDEGHENEPLKIYYKKFPGHEKGSVFWNYEINTEGDNIGRFDYSTAVWGHDFSVVGADATSFPEEPKDGIKLGEEFTYEVNVYKGIMYLTFTSENHETIKFTKSLIKSEFAKKEDIPEQVLRVYANREKGGGVEKEIAYAGEINYFKQGAYNQANAKSTKSEIYGGDIAKQYANGSYAEVWFKEGSLGEGTAPKN
- the gndA gene encoding NADP-dependent phosphogluconate dehydrogenase; the protein is MNHVIFIIGVSGCGKSTIGKLLAKELQIPFFDGDDYHSESNIKKMSEGNALNDDDRQNWLETLNSLAKAEIKKNSCVIVSSGLKQKYRTILSNNIQQHSKWIYLSGSFHQILERLHSRSHHFMPADLLKSQFDILEEPKNAHKIDISLSPKRIINIIKKDFMKTSEIGLFGLGVMGKSLCRNLANNGFKISMFNRHVPNIEENVAKNFKESHPELSNSEAFDDIADFVNSLQQPRKIMLMVNAGKTIDFVIEDLLPHLSENDILIDGGNSNYKETKKRVEYLSTKNIHFIGTGVSGGEEGALKGPSIMPSGNLEAYNNVKPFLEKIAAKDQNNLPCCSYVGPEGSGHFIKMVHNGIEYVEMQLLAEVSTILEKIGQNPDEIAATLKNWKLTANSYLLEITVDIFRKKEGEDWLVHKILDKAGNKGTGNWTTIASAELGLPSTLIASALFSRYTSFFKEERIQLHKNFEFKNSSELNITVDNALEAYQFARIINHYQGFKLINEASNTYNWSLNLSEIARIWTNGCIIRSSLMQNLVEVFKETNNILTDSKIEKQLKDSKSSIKKVVSECVLNDVTIPALSEAVQFFNAITTANSSANIIQAQRDYFGAHTYKRIDDTSDKSHHTKWK
- a CDS encoding polysaccharide lyase family 7 protein; translated protein: MKNVNFRIGLKLVFLGILLSLNSCKKASESAKEESPKEEGSKTVYASEVIPFFDDWKLILGDGSNAGIANNFENKDFFYTTNDEDGNWVVFKTPNGGDTHGTSNNTRTELAQVKKWYPETANDKLTATLKVMNVSATGDARVAASHAVVVGQIHSADKHENEPLKIFYKKYPGHTKGSVFWHYEINTLGNDNAGRWDYSSAVWGNDFSVVGKEANTYPEEPKDGIALGEEFSYEIEVKDGIMSLKFTSKNHETKTFTKNLIKSEYTTKQDISEQTKKLFFPIGQDGVERENAYLGEGCFFKLGSYNQTNGKSPEINRNWCSGAETHNGDIKKQYADGNYAEVWFKTASISVSETAVSNDGYFTKND
- a CDS encoding T9SS type A sorting domain-containing protein encodes the protein MKKTLLFISIAFLAVTINAQTELVLNGTCDDFQEETGDNADAWDMTPNSKVKLDGENGAESDSPYAAIWKNDALEDALEIKYLGAAGSLDEQPGSTSSGNNGTRGVKLYDDGNPSITGSSRRLYQLVKGLVIGNTYNFSIDSNSEAAGTPSEVYILNNEISNEDGIDANGYTDASVTAGMSITNDEGQWVTTTFSFVATTTEVVIYVRALAADSGDTEVFYDNISLKQAAAASVDDIFASQVSVYPNPANEFVKISSSVDINKVEIYNLLGKKVISTSKLTNNNLDVSSLSKGVYLMKLTSGESVASRKLIKN